From Haloglomus litoreum, the proteins below share one genomic window:
- a CDS encoding DUF7546 family protein — protein sequence MSTIESRLASLRPSRETAVWWAVVLNTELLVLLAYLVVETPIITRPLFYLVPFVWINVALWGVFRVSPRATSTRQRLAALAIAGGYFLVLGYFGGLYGPSAGPATGLRVAFDSIPPGWGPAVIYGGTVVQFALLPFKLVGYATLAYLVYATVIDAASSVVGGVLGLFSCVSCTLPVIAGVVSGFVGSTSAVAAAAYNQSYLLSTVVFVVTVILLVWRPTMSDVRGLREAF from the coding sequence ATGAGCACCATCGAGTCGCGGCTGGCGTCGCTGCGCCCGAGCCGCGAGACCGCCGTCTGGTGGGCGGTCGTCCTGAACACGGAGCTGCTGGTGCTGCTGGCGTACCTCGTCGTCGAGACGCCCATCATCACGCGCCCGCTGTTCTACCTCGTCCCGTTCGTCTGGATCAACGTGGCGCTCTGGGGCGTGTTTCGCGTCTCCCCGCGGGCCACCTCGACGCGACAGCGCCTGGCCGCACTCGCCATCGCGGGCGGCTACTTCCTCGTGCTGGGCTACTTCGGCGGCCTGTACGGCCCGAGCGCCGGCCCCGCAACGGGACTCCGCGTGGCGTTCGACTCCATCCCGCCCGGGTGGGGCCCGGCCGTCATCTACGGCGGGACGGTCGTCCAGTTCGCGCTCCTGCCGTTCAAGCTGGTCGGCTACGCGACGCTGGCGTACCTGGTGTACGCGACGGTCATCGACGCGGCGTCCTCCGTCGTCGGCGGCGTGCTGGGGCTGTTCTCCTGTGTCTCCTGTACGCTGCCGGTCATCGCGGGCGTGGTCTCGGGATTCGTCGGCAGCACGAGCGCCGTCGCGGCCGCGGCCTACAACCAGTCGTACCTGCTGTCGACGGTCGTGTTCGTGGTCACGGTGATCCTGCTGGTCTGGCGCCCGACGATGAGCGATGTCCGTGGCCTTCGGGAGGCGTTCTGA
- a CDS encoding YgaP family membrane protein has protein sequence MEKNVGGYDRIARLVVGPVLLVVGVAVLGGLLSVASGTTAVAIGVVAALVGAILLVTGVTQTCPLNSVLGIDTFRPAK, from the coding sequence ATGGAGAAGAACGTCGGCGGATACGACCGGATCGCGCGGCTCGTCGTCGGACCGGTACTGCTCGTCGTGGGCGTGGCGGTCCTCGGAGGGTTGCTCTCGGTCGCCAGCGGCACGACGGCGGTGGCCATCGGCGTCGTCGCGGCCCTCGTCGGGGCCATCCTGCTCGTCACGGGGGTAACACAGACCTGCCCGCTGAACTCGGTGCTGGGGATCGATACGTTCCGGCCAGCGAAGTAG
- a CDS encoding Rdx family protein: MTTVEIEYCVPCGHLDRAADLQHLLLRTFREQLDRVALVTGDDGVFVVRVDGERVFDVAEEEYDPDEVVRRVRERVR, translated from the coding sequence ATGACGACCGTCGAGATCGAGTACTGCGTTCCCTGCGGGCACCTCGACCGCGCGGCCGACCTCCAGCATCTCCTGTTGCGCACGTTCCGCGAGCAACTGGACCGTGTCGCGCTCGTCACGGGTGACGACGGCGTGTTCGTCGTGCGTGTCGACGGCGAGCGCGTGTTCGACGTGGCCGAGGAGGAGTACGACCCGGACGAGGTCGTCCGGCGGGTGCGCGAGCGGGTTCGGTGA
- a CDS encoding 3-hydroxyacyl-CoA dehydrogenase family protein — protein MSDRTEFRGLDDVETVGVVGAGTMGNGIAQVSATAGYDVVMRDVQREFVDRGLDAIDDSLSRLVRKESLSEEEADAARDRITGTTDLEDLTEADLVVEAAPEEMDLKRDVFADLEAVTDEDVVLATNTSTLSVTTIAAATDRASLVLGLHFMNPVPLMKGVELVVGERTDEAVVDFAHEFAESLDKETWEADDKPGFVSNRILMPWINEGVRAYDEGVATKEDIDRGMKLGTNVPMGPLELADHIGLDVCLHATETLHEELGDRYTPAYLLKRKVEAGDLGKKTGRGFYEYE, from the coding sequence ATGAGCGACCGGACCGAGTTCCGCGGCCTGGACGACGTCGAGACGGTCGGCGTCGTCGGCGCGGGCACGATGGGCAACGGGATCGCACAGGTGAGCGCCACGGCCGGCTACGACGTGGTGATGCGCGACGTGCAACGGGAGTTCGTCGACCGCGGCCTCGACGCCATCGACGACTCGCTGTCGCGACTCGTCCGGAAGGAGTCGCTCTCGGAGGAGGAGGCCGACGCCGCACGCGACCGCATCACGGGCACCACCGACCTCGAGGACCTCACCGAGGCGGACCTCGTCGTGGAGGCCGCACCCGAGGAGATGGACCTCAAGCGCGACGTGTTCGCCGACCTCGAGGCCGTGACCGACGAGGACGTGGTACTCGCGACCAACACCTCGACGCTCTCGGTGACCACCATCGCCGCCGCGACCGACCGCGCCTCGCTGGTGCTGGGCCTGCACTTCATGAACCCCGTCCCGCTGATGAAGGGGGTCGAACTGGTCGTGGGCGAGCGCACGGACGAGGCGGTGGTCGACTTCGCGCACGAGTTCGCCGAGTCGCTGGACAAGGAGACCTGGGAGGCCGACGACAAGCCGGGGTTCGTCTCCAACCGCATCCTGATGCCCTGGATCAACGAGGGCGTCCGTGCCTACGACGAGGGTGTCGCCACCAAGGAAGACATCGACCGCGGGATGAAGCTCGGGACGAACGTCCCGATGGGCCCGCTGGAACTGGCCGACCACATCGGGCTGGACGTCTGCCTGCACGCCACCGAGACGCTCCACGAGGAGCTGGGCGACCGCTACACACCCGCATATCTCCTCAAACGGAAGGTAGAGGCCGGCGACCTCGGGAAGAAGACGGGGCGCGGGTTCTACGAGTACGAGTAG